A window of the Miscanthus floridulus cultivar M001 chromosome 14, ASM1932011v1, whole genome shotgun sequence genome harbors these coding sequences:
- the LOC136504983 gene encoding uncharacterized protein yields the protein MTTQGWCADRLGDWVKKNPTKGAKDARDKLEGDFGIKLKYSKAWSGLKVALDQIHGKYEESFQLLFNWAAQLEQTSPGSHVQIELEKIGDKNRFKRVFVALKACIDGFLAGCRPFIGVDASFLHGKYTGQLALATGVDGHNWLYHIAYSIFDSETEDNWTWFLENLHKVIGDPPGLVLCSDAYKVLEKAVGTVFPQAKNRECMRHMYNNFMKHYSGDVFTDHMYPVARSYTDYMFKWHMKKLFVYAPEAIDYLQEHHGRIWYRCGFAEDSKCDYLTNNVSGSFNAQIKHLKGLHLHELVDKIRELIIEKMYIRKKLGQQWQDGILPSVMKDLNLISNNLKVVKVKVSDEDFAEVTLLDEWNNQMRHTVDLKNQNCSCREWQITGKPCKHALAWILSNRGM from the coding sequence ATGACTACTCAGGGCTGGTGTGCTGATAGGCTTGGAGATTGGGTTAAGAAGAATCCAACTAAGGGAGCAAAGGATGCAAGAGACAAATTGGAGGGTGACTTTGGAATAAAGCTGAAGTACTCAAAAGCGTGGTCTGGATTGAAGGTTGCCTTGGATCAAATTCATGGTAAGTATGAGGAAAGCTTCCAACTTCTTTTCAATTGGGCTGCTCAACTTGAACAAACTTCACCTGGAAGTCATGTACAGATAGAGTTAGAGAAGATTGGTGACAAGAATAGGTTCAAGAGGGTTTTTGTTGCTTTGAAGGCATGCATTGATGGATTCCTAGCTGGTTGTAGACCCTTCATAGGAGTAGATGCATCTTTTCTACATGGAAAATATACTGGACAGTTGGCTTTAGCAACAGGTGTTGATGGACATAACTGGTTGTACCATATAGCATATAGCATTTTTGACTCAGAGACTGAGGACAACTGGACGTGGTTCCTAGAGAATTTGCACAAAGTTATAGGAGACCCACCAGGACTAGTATTATGTTCAGATGCCTATAAAGTATTAGAGAAAGCTGTAGGGACTGTTTTCCCACAAGCTAAAAACAGGGAGTGCATGAGACACATGTACAACAACTTCATGAAACACTACTCAGGGGATGTTTTCACTGATCATATGTACCCTGTAGCTAGGAGCTACACAGATTATATGTTTAAGTGGCACATGAagaaactttttgtgtatgctCCAGAGGCAATTGACTACCTTCAAGAGCATCATGGTAGGATATGGTACAGATGTGGCTTTGCTGAGGACAGCAAATGTGACTATTTAACTAATAATGTGTCTGGGAGTTTCAATGCTCAGATCAAGCACTTGAAAGGCCTTCATCTCCATGAGTTAGTTGACAAGATAAGAGAGCTGATAATAGAGAAAATGTACATTAGAAAGAAGCTTGGACAGCAATGGCAAGATGGAATCCTACCAAGTGTTATGAAGGATTTGAATCTTATTAGCAACAATCTAAAGGTTGTCAAGGTGAAAGTTAGTGATGAGGATTTTGCAGAGGTCACACTACTTGATGAATGGAATAACCAGATGAGGCATACGGTGGATCTAAAAAATCAAAATTGCTCATGCAGGGAATGGCAGATAACTGGCAAGCCATGCAAGCATGCCTTGGCATGGATACTGTCCAACAGAGGTATGTAG
- the LOC136502602 gene encoding uncharacterized protein, translating into MSGSQFKGGAAACSSSAAIQSPALFPLVDCPKCRIQLVRITSKQRETYGKTFVKCPNNIKDDSTTCPIIMSEAQYEAYLRNPEQHPIRSKKVIPFNSVDGGHGSMDLNLDLKQDLEVVKAKLDSVVIDLWELKVQVQVVKKDYVIIAAVCVGVAIGCLMSKIWK; encoded by the exons ATGAGTGGCAGCCAATTTAAGGGAGGGGCAGCAGCATGCTCCAGCTCGGCGGCCATCCAGAGCCCGGCGCTGTTCCCGCTCGTGGACTGCCCAAAGTGCCGCATTCAGTTAGTACGTATCACAAGCAAGCAGCGGGAGACGTACGGCAAGACCTTCGTCAAGTGTCCAAACAACATCAAA GATGACTCAACTACATGTCCTATCATCATGTCCGAGGCGCAGTATGAAGCTTACCTACGCAACCCAGAGCAGCACCCAATTCGGTCGAAGAAGGTGATCCCATTCAATTCAGTAGATGGTGGACATGGGTCTATGGACCTCAATTTGGACCTAAAGCAAGATTTGGAGGTAGTGAAGGCAAAACTTGACAGTGTTGTGATTGATCTGTGGGAGCTGAAGGTGCAAGTACAGGTTGTGAAGAAGGACTACGTTATTATTGCAGCAGTGTGTGTAGGTGTAGCTATTGGTTGTCTTATGAGCAAAATATGGAAGTAG